The stretch of DNA GGACTAATGGGGTACAAAATAGCAGAATTGTATGCGAAAGCAGGATATGATTTAACGGTTTGGAACCGCACAAAATCCAAAGCAGATGGTTTAAAAGCAAAGGTGGCAGAATCATTAAGTGATGCTGTGTTAGCAAGCGATACAATCATTATTTGTGTACTTAATCCGGATGCTGTACATGCTGCATTGGATACCGTTAAGGATAAGTCAATATTCAAAAACAAAACCGTAATCAATTATACTGCAGCGGGTCCTGAAGATGTAGATAAGATAGAAGAAGTTCTGAAGAGTTATGGAGCACATTATCTGAATGGAGTAATTCTGGTGAGTCCTGATCATCTGGCTCAACCGGATACTACTTTTCTTTATTCCGGTGATGAAGATGCATTTAAAGCTTTAAAAGATACCTTTGAGGTAACCGCCGGAAATATTAAATTCTTAAGTACTAAAGCTTCAGTATCTTCTACTTTAGATCTGGCTACCTTAAGTGTTTTCTATGGTGCGTATATAGGGGTACTTAATGGAATTGCACTTTCTGAGGCAGCAGGAGTAAGTTTGGAAGTGTATGGTGATATATTTTCTGCTGCACTACCTGGATTTACTGCACTTTATAAAGATTATGTGATCGCTATTCAAAATGATGATTTTACACCGGTACAAACTTCTGTTTCAGGGAATTTAATAGCTACTCAGCGTATTGCTGATGCTTTGGCCGCCATTGGAGCAGACTCTGGTTTTGCACAAACAATCGCAGGGTTAGTCAAAAAAGCTAATAAAAAAGGCTATGGAGATGAAGAGCTTGCGTCTGTTATTAAAGTAATCCGCTCTAAATAAGAAGAACTCTATGAAAATAAAACGTCTTCAAATCATGATTTGAAGACGTTTTATACTATATGATTGATCTTATAATCTCATCTAAACAGGATCAATTTTTAATCTTTTTGCTTAATGCAATATGGGCAATTAAAGCCAACAAGCCAAATCCTGCTCCTACCAGGCATACTCCCTCCCATTGGGCATAATGCCAGGCAATAGAGGCAAGCCAGGTTCCTAATGATCCACCAATAAAATAACAAACCATATAAACGGTATTGAGCCTGTTGACCGCATTAGTTTTTATCATGAAATAGTTTGTCTGATTCATAATATGGCTGGATTGTACTCCTAAATCAACAAGAATAACTCCAACGACAAGCCCCCAATAGGTTTCTCCGGCAAAATAAGTGAAAGCCCAGCTTCCCAGAACAATCAGTAGTGAATAGGTAATGATTCGGTTCAGATCCATGTATTTTTGAAATTTCCCCACCTTGGCGGCTGCCAGAGCGCCTACAGCCCCTGCTAGTCCAAAACTTCCGACAACCGATGATCCGGCGTTGAAAGGTGGCTTTTCCATATGAAATGCAAGTGTCGTAAATAAAGCACACATCGAACCAAAAGCCATCGCTCCACGAAATGAGGCGAGCTGTAAAACAGGCTGTGTTTTAGCCAGATGAAATACGGAGCGCATCAATTCTTTATAGGTTCCTTTAAAATTAGGAAGAAGATCAGGCAGCATTTTGTACACGGCAATCCAGACTATAATCATAACGCCTGCCGCAATGCCAAACATCGCTCTCCAACCCCATATCTCCCCTACTATTCCGCCAATAAAACGGGACAGAAGAATACCTAATAGCAGACCGGACATAACCAACCCGATATTAGACGATCGTTCTTCATCTGAAGAAAGCTCAGCAGCTATGGGAACAAAAAGCTGAGGAATAACAGAAGTCATTCCAATCAACAGACTGGCTGCATACAGCATCCATAGCTGGGTGGCAAAGGTCATCCATAAAAGGGAACCAAAAACAAGAAACAGATCTATAAGAATCAGTTTTTTACGGAGAAATTTATCTCCTAAAGGAACAATTAGCAATAACCCAAAAGCATAACCTACCTGAGTGAGCACAGAAATTTTACTGGCTGCACTTTCTGAAACATGCAGATCATCTGCAATAAGGGCAAGCAAAGGTTGGTTATAATAGTTGTTGGCTACTACCAATCCTGAAATAATGGCCATCAGCCAGATTACAGTACGGGAAATACCAGGGGAAGAAATCTTCTGCATAGGTAATTTTACTTCAAATTTAATTATAGAATCAATGAGCCGGAATGTATTTCTAATGATTAATAATAAAAATTAAAATTAATCTTTGAATTTAGAGATATCATATGTTTTTTTGAGATATACAAAGGTAATTAATAAATAATATACCATTGGTGTAACTTATTGGTCAAGTTGTTTCTGAAACTCTTCAAAATATCGGGCAAGATGAAGGCCGTCTGCTAAACCATGATGAGCTTCAATAGAAACGGGCAAATACTTTTTTCCTTCACGAACACTGAATCTTCCAAACGTAATTTTGGGAATAGATTCTGTCCTGTCAAAATTAGTAGGATGTAATAAGGCACTGAACGAATTCCATGGAATGGTAGAGTGTCTGATTAGGGCTTTCGTTTTTGTATCCGTGCTTAGCCTTAGTCCTGAGGAGTTGTGTACTGCCTCAATCTCCTTTTGTAATTCAATATTAAAAGTTTCAAAGCTTTCTGAAAAAGGGATATAGGAAAAACCAAAGGTTCCATCCGGTCTTGCAATCGTACTTCCTGCATCAATAACATCAAAGACAACCACCTGGTCATCAATAATTCTCATTTTCAGCTCTTCCACAGCGTTGACAGCCACCATTGACTTATGAAGGTAGTAGGCAAAAAAGGAATAATTATTTGCTTTTACAGTTTCATAAGCTTTGGTACAGTCTACCTCAGTAGTAAACCCAAAATAAGGGCTCGCCATTTTTGAGAAAAAATAAAAATGTTCTTTTCTGTTCCATT from Chryseobacterium piperi encodes:
- a CDS encoding MFS transporter — protein: MQKISSPGISRTVIWLMAIISGLVVANNYYNQPLLALIADDLHVSESAASKISVLTQVGYAFGLLLIVPLGDKFLRKKLILIDLFLVFGSLLWMTFATQLWMLYAASLLIGMTSVIPQLFVPIAAELSSDEERSSNIGLVMSGLLLGILLSRFIGGIVGEIWGWRAMFGIAAGVMIIVWIAVYKMLPDLLPNFKGTYKELMRSVFHLAKTQPVLQLASFRGAMAFGSMCALFTTLAFHMEKPPFNAGSSVVGSFGLAGAVGALAAAKVGKFQKYMDLNRIITYSLLIVLGSWAFTYFAGETYWGLVVGVILVDLGVQSSHIMNQTNYFMIKTNAVNRLNTVYMVCYFIGGSLGTWLASIAWHYAQWEGVCLVGAGFGLLALIAHIALSKKIKN
- a CDS encoding chloramphenicol acetyltransferase; this translates as MKIIDIEQWNRKEHFYFFSKMASPYFGFTTEVDCTKAYETVKANNYSFFAYYLHKSMVAVNAVEELKMRIIDDQVVVFDVIDAGSTIARPDGTFGFSYIPFSESFETFNIELQKEIEAVHNSSGLRLSTDTKTKALIRHSTIPWNSFSALLHPTNFDRTESIPKITFGRFSVREGKKYLPVSIEAHHGLADGLHLARYFEEFQKQLDQ
- a CDS encoding NAD(P)-dependent oxidoreductase, with the protein product MEVNRISVIGLGLMGYKIAELYAKAGYDLTVWNRTKSKADGLKAKVAESLSDAVLASDTIIICVLNPDAVHAALDTVKDKSIFKNKTVINYTAAGPEDVDKIEEVLKSYGAHYLNGVILVSPDHLAQPDTTFLYSGDEDAFKALKDTFEVTAGNIKFLSTKASVSSTLDLATLSVFYGAYIGVLNGIALSEAAGVSLEVYGDIFSAALPGFTALYKDYVIAIQNDDFTPVQTSVSGNLIATQRIADALAAIGADSGFAQTIAGLVKKANKKGYGDEELASVIKVIRSK